A window of the Bactrocera neohumeralis isolate Rockhampton unplaced genomic scaffold, APGP_CSIRO_Bneo_wtdbg2-racon-allhic-juicebox.fasta_v2 cluster09, whole genome shotgun sequence genome harbors these coding sequences:
- the LOC126764601 gene encoding coiled-coil domain-containing protein lobo-like, translating to MPPKSKTQGAKKKDDIVRIDPKKHEPKLKEIKERLTADVLAAPEEALDEVLLDEEEMYEEENAVEEQYSEIESPLFVGHIDLSFTETANEFANSPQCYPPSYYTLSPKERILLLYAENFRKQFVTLYPDRRPLVLALPNECNIQKFVCTTIRPTAFIYIPLIGSEIECAKFVADFIIYEPPEDIMKFVSKNTK from the exons TCCAAAAAGCAAGACACagggagcaaaaaaaaaagacgaTATTGTTCGCATTGATCCAAAAAAGCATGAGCCAAAGTTGAAGGAAATCAAGGAGAGGCTCACAGCAGATGTTCTAGCCGCTCCAGAGGAAGCCTTAGATGAAGTTCTACTTGATGAAGAGGAAATGTACGAAGAAGAAAATGCAGTAGAGGAACAATATTCTGAAATTGAATCACCTCTTTTTGTGGGTCACATAGACCTATCGTTCACCGAGACTGCCAATGAGTTTGCAAATTCTCCGCAATGCTATCCACCAAGTTATTATACCTTGTCACCAAAGGAACGTATATTACTATTGTATGCAGAGAATTTCCGCAAGCAATTCGTAACACTTTATCCAGATAGAAGACCATTGGTATTAGCCTTGCCAAATGAATGCAATATTCAG AAATTTGTTTGCACCACAATACGACCAACGGCATTTATATACATTCCTTTGATTGGCAGTGAAATAGAATGCGCGAAATTTGTAGCTGACTTTATTATATACGAACCCCCAGAGGACATAATGAAATTCGTaagtaaaaatactaaatag